From one Plasmodium coatneyi strain Hackeri chromosome 9, complete sequence genomic stretch:
- a CDS encoding Small nuclear ribonucleoprotein d1, which produces MKLVTFLMKLTNENVTIELKNGTLVTGIITGVDIRMNTHMKNVKVVIKNRNVGEYNVNTKQFLSLDHVIIRGNNIRYFILSDSLPLDTLLVDDTPKQKMSKDKGYASRDKVKAGGKGRGRGRKIMKR; this is translated from the coding sequence ATGAAACTGGTTACCTTCTTAATGAAATTAACAAACGAAAATGTCACCATCGAGTTAAAGAACGGGACCCTTGTGACGGGGATCATAACGGGGGTGGACATCAGAATGAATACCCACATGAAGAACGTTAAAGTCGTAATTAAAAACAGGAATGTCGGTGAGTATAATGTTAATACGAAGCAATTTTTATCACTGGATCATGTAATTATCAGGGGGAATAATATACGGTATTTTATTCTCTCCGACAGCCTACCGCTCGACACGCTACTGGTGGATGACACGCCCAAACAGAAGATGTCCAAGGACAAGGGCTATGCAAGCAGGGACAAGGTGAAGGCCGGTGGAAAGGGCAGAGGCCGCGGtcgaaaaattatgaaaaggtAG
- a CDS encoding Threonine--trna ligase produces the protein MRRTVVSLCVLLTNTCNNNLNVPPLLYKPSARNVGSVANWNEAQRRRNSLNSHNNRNSRNALLVTKKNTLYINQLWNSRISSWRRSIIQVNKLPFKRMASSTIVDKSQGDLLEKLKENLVIGENPAFIQERLAKYNQLKEKKRIEREELLKSDAKFTRSINVQLLDGSVKVGQCNVTTPFNIASSISKRLAEDSIVARVTYVEKVDLELCDIEEEQEEQQQQHEGETKDDAVGCGNQLIGETPLLWDMNEPLIGSCKIEFLNMEHEEAKKTFWHSSAHILGSSLEKLFGGYLTIGPPLKEGFYYDIYLRDFSITNEHYKKIEDEFSKLIKENAEFEKLICTKDEVMDLFKYNPFKLALIKAKIPEHKKTSVYKCGNFIDLCLGPHIKSTGKAKAFKVLKNSAAYWLGNKNNESLQRIYGITFQKKTELSDYLNFLEEAKKRDHRNVGKKLHFFFFDKDTSPGSCFWLPHGAKIYNKLVDFIRREYRIRMYEEVITPNVFSCDLWKTSGHYQNYKDCMFIFNVEQKEWGMKPMNCPGHCIMFKQLNASYRSLPIRLADFGVLHRNEISGSLSGLTRVRRFQQDDSHIFCTFEQIKEEVLNTLRFIFFIYDLFGFKYELFLSTRPEKFIGNISTWDFAEQALKDALNSANISWKLNEGDGAFYGPKIDILLRDSINRTHQCGTIQLDFQLPCRFNLQYKNRDFGVLNEGENAEAGTAKREEVTEKTEINQPSQSAGADTDNPADTAEQLKKGFDRPVIIHRAILGSVERFVAILIEHTAGKLPFWISPRQAIVLPVSDKFNDYANYVYQTLNNHFFDVEIDTSLNTLNKKIREAQLNQFNFILVVGEKELTTNTVTVRNRDDQNNHEVCSLQELIARFRKLLEVNSMPFNQVKPFNQAKPLQ, from the coding sequence ATGCGAAGGACAGTTGTGAGCCTTTGCGTTCTTCTCACGAACACGTGCAACAACAACTTGAATGTCCCCCCCCTGTTGTATAAGCCAAGTGCAAGGAACGTCGGCAGCGTTGCTAACTGGAATGAAGCACAGAGAAGGCGAAACAGTCTCAACAGTCACAACAATCGCAACAGTCGTAACGCTCTTTTGgtcacgaaaaaaaacacgctGTATATTAACCAACTGTGGAATAGCCGTATATCCAGTTGGAGGAGAAGCATCATCCAGGTGAACAAACTACCTTTTAAAAGAATGGCATCCAGTACAATCGTTGATAAATCCCAGGGGGACctgttggaaaaattaaaagagaaTTTGGTCATCGGGGAGAACCCAGCATTTATCCAGGAGAGGCTAGCTAAGTACAACCaattgaaggagaagaagcgcATCGAAAGGGAGGAGCTACTTAAGAGTGACGCAAAATTTACTCGAAGCATAAATGTGCAATTGCTTGATGGGTCGGTAAAAGTGGGACAATGTAATGTAACTACCCCGTTTAATATTGCAAGCTCCATTTCGAAGAGGCTGGCAGAGGACTCCATCGTAGCGCGTGTCACCTATGTGGAGAAGGTGGACCTCGAACTGTGTGACATAGAGGAGGAGCAGGAAgagcaacagcagcaacatGAAGGGGAAACCAAGGATGACGCCGTTGGATGTGGCAACCAATTGATCGGTGAAACGCCCCTCCTGTGGGACATGAACGAGCCACTTATTGGGAGCTGCAAAATCGAGTTCCTGAACATGGAGCACGAAGAGGCGAAGAAGACCTTCTGGCATTCCTCTGCACATATCCTGGGCAGCAGCTTGGAGAAGCTCTTCGGAGGATACCTAACAATCGGACCCCCCCTGAAGGAAGGCTTCTACTACGACATCTACCTACGCGATTTCTCCATAACGAATGAAcactacaaaaaaatagaagacgAATTTAGCAAactaataaaagaaaatgcagAGTTTGAGAAGCTTATCTGCACAAAAGATGAAGTGATGGATCTGTTCAAATATAACCCCTTCAAGTTAGCATTAATAAAAGCGAAAATTccggaacataaaaaaacgTCCGTGTATAAGTGTGGTAACTTTATCGACCTGTGTTTAGGACCCCATATAAAAAGCACaggaaaagcaaaagcaTTCAAGGTGCTAAAAAACTCTGCTGCCTACTGGTTAGGAAATAAGAACAATGAAAGTTTGCAAAGAATCTATGGAATAACTTTCCAAAAGAAGACTGAACTGAGTgattatttaaattttctagaagaagcgaaaaaaagagatcACCGTAATgtggggaagaaattacatttcttctttttcgatAAGGATACATCACCAGGGTCATGCTTTTGGCTACCTCATGGAGCGAAAATATACAATAAATTAGTCGACTTTATTAGAAGAGAATACCGAATCAGGATGTATGAAGAAGTGATCACGCCGAATGTGTTCAGTTGTGATCTGTGGAAAACATCTGGACATTACCAAAACTACAAAGATtgtatgttcatttttaacgtAGAACAGAAGGAGTGGGGGATGAAACCTATGAACTGTCCTGGACATTGTATCATGTTTAAGCAGTTAAATGCATCCTACAGGTCACTACCGATCAGATTAGCTGACTTTGGTGTTCTACACAGGAATGAAATATCCGGTAGTTTGAGTGGACTCACCAGAGTGCGTAGATTCCAACAGGATGACTCACACATCTTTTGTACCTTTGAGcaaataaaggaggaagtccTAAATACccttcgttttatttttttcatttatgacCTATTTGGATTTAAGTACGAATTGTTCTTATCCACGAGGCCGGAAAAGTTTATTGGAAATATTTCCACTTGGGACTTTGCAGAGCAGGCTTTAAAGGACGCCCTCAATTCGGCCAATATATCGTGGAAACTGAACGAAGGAGATGGAGCTTTCTATGGACCAAAAATTGACATCCTACTTAGGGACAGCATTAACCGTACCCATCAATGTGGTACCATCCAGCTGGACTTCCAACTTCCCTGTAGATTCAACCTGCAGTACAAGAACAGGGACTTTGGGGTACTAAACGAGGGGGAAAACGCGGAAGCTGGTACGGCTAAACGGGAAGAAGTGACGGAAAAGACCGAAATCAATCAACCTTCCCAAAGTGCAGGTGCAGATACCGATAACCCCGCTGATACGGCGGAGCAGCTGAAAAAAGGCTTCGACCGACCTGTTATTATCCACAGAGCTATCCTTGGATCTGTTGAACGGTTCGTTGCAATACTTATAGAACACACAGCTGGAAAGCTGCCTTTTTGGATCTCTCCCAGACAAGCCATAGTCCTCCCCGTAAGTGACAAATTCAATGATTACGCCAATTACGTGTACCAAACGCTGAATAATCACTTTTTCGATGTGGAGATAGACACCTCACTGAACACGCTCAACAAGAAAATACGAGAAGCGCAACTGAACCAGTTCAACTTTATTTTGGTCGTGGGGGAGAAGGAGCTAACAACCAACACAGTCACTGTGCGTAATAGGGATGACCAGAACAACCATGAGGTGTGCTCCCTGCAGGAGCTCATCGCTCGGTTTAGGAAGCTGCTCGAGGTCAACTCGATGCCCTTTAACCAGGTCAAGCCCTTCAACCAGGCAAAACCTCTTCAGTGA